The following proteins are co-located in the Candidatus Woesearchaeota archaeon genome:
- a CDS encoding ACP S-malonyltransferase: MNHGLFPGQGNQYVGMGLDLCSNFPIARDMYQKAIDVSGVDVPKLSFEGPSDEQKKTQNTQLITFVHSSIIHTLLSNLLTRNPFSDFAGHSIGEYAALYAANVFSFEDGVSIVKKRGELMSRKSFDEPSLVAVINADLGELSDFCQNAAGGELEISLYNAPDMFVVGGHPDMVKKHLDSLPGKKKIPLKISGPFHTHHYKDISEEFEDYLNSFTFRHPEIPVYSNVTGEHHTADGIRKKLAEQLYNPVLWGSIMRRLSGRFIELGPGKSLARFKPSSGNDHSFYSVSDAESLKSIAEILKES, from the coding sequence ATGAACCATGGGCTTTTCCCTGGCCAGGGCAATCAATATGTCGGAATGGGGCTTGACCTTTGCTCAAACTTCCCAATAGCCAGAGATATGTATCAAAAAGCAATTGATGTTTCAGGGGTGGACGTCCCGAAGCTATCTTTCGAAGGTCCTTCAGATGAGCAAAAAAAGACACAAAACACGCAGTTAATCACATTTGTCCATTCCTCGATTATCCACACCTTATTGTCGAACCTTCTAACTCGAAACCCTTTTTCGGATTTTGCAGGGCATTCAATTGGCGAATATGCAGCATTGTATGCCGCTAATGTTTTTTCTTTTGAAGATGGAGTCTCCATTGTAAAAAAACGTGGTGAACTCATGAGCAGGAAATCATTTGATGAGCCCTCTCTCGTAGCAGTAATAAATGCAGACTTGGGCGAATTATCCGATTTTTGCCAAAATGCCGCAGGGGGTGAATTAGAAATATCCCTCTACAATGCCCCGGATATGTTTGTCGTGGGCGGGCATCCTGACATGGTGAAAAAGCATCTGGACTCTCTGCCTGGGAAAAAGAAGATCCCGCTTAAAATATCAGGCCCATTCCATACACACCATTATAAGGATATCTCAGAGGAGTTTGAAGATTACCTGAATTCATTCACCTTTAGGCATCCCGAGATTCCAGTCTACTCAAATGTTACTGGAGAGCACCACACTGCAGATGGAATCAGGAAGAAACTGGCTGAGCAGCTTTATAATCCTGTACTGTGGGGAAGCATAATGAGGCGGCTATCCGGAAGATTTATTGAACTGGGTCCCGGAAAGTCTTTGGCCAGGTTTAAGCCCTCTTCAGGAAATGATCATTCATTCTATTCAGTTTCGGATGCGGAAAGCCTAAAAAGCATCGCAGAAATTCTGAAAGAAAGCTAG
- a CDS encoding 1-acyl-sn-glycerol-3-phosphate acyltransferase: MPMQDHITLKRKDALCYAVAASCRGALRTYYDLSIEGKGIIKDLHGQGFILLPNHQSNLDIPFESVALLEADSRLGFYLMKGSLPKFYEFLGGISQDRMKEVNRKAGDDPELRNHLLRNAARQRERFFSETVPYLIDEDEAVVIHPQATRTYQMAAPMSRRNLQKILEAQKVHEARTGRKIPLVPLEITYENKYRPDSRVSMRFGEPIAVASDEVSKLEEHLKKENRFFE, encoded by the coding sequence ATGCCTATGCAAGATCATATCACGCTGAAAAGAAAAGACGCATTATGCTATGCGGTGGCGGCTTCATGCCGGGGAGCCCTTAGGACATATTACGACCTTAGCATTGAGGGCAAGGGAATCATTAAAGACCTTCATGGCCAGGGATTCATCCTATTGCCAAACCATCAAAGCAATTTAGATATCCCCTTTGAATCTGTGGCACTTCTTGAAGCAGACAGCCGGCTGGGATTTTATCTTATGAAAGGCAGCCTGCCCAAGTTTTACGAATTCCTTGGCGGAATTTCCCAGGACCGGATGAAGGAAGTCAACAGGAAAGCAGGGGATGACCCGGAATTGCGCAATCACCTTTTACGAAATGCAGCCAGACAACGGGAAAGATTTTTTTCCGAAACTGTGCCTTACCTGATTGATGAGGATGAAGCTGTTGTCATCCATCCACAGGCCACGCGAACTTACCAAATGGCAGCGCCTATGAGCCGAAGAAACCTGCAAAAAATCCTGGAAGCGCAGAAAGTGCATGAGGCGCGGACCGGCAGAAAGATACCTCTTGTCCCGCTTGAAATAACCTATGAGAACAAATACAGGCCTGATTCCAGGGTCAGCATGCGGTTTGGAGAGCCCATTGCGGTGGCAAGCGATGAAGTGTCAAAACTTGAAGAGCACCTGAAAAAGGAAAACAGATTTTTTGAGTAA